Proteins encoded within one genomic window of Oncorhynchus masou masou isolate Uvic2021 chromosome 1, UVic_Omas_1.1, whole genome shotgun sequence:
- the LOC135542130 gene encoding coiled-coil domain-containing protein 117-like — MSSELGFLPAMYLFPGLINVPEMGINIGPANTRQHLPGVSPPSTSWERRCLRKHRRRTDDEGCSAKKRRLMGDAGCDPLDDLSHNVCQIWPPGNNGPPLPESASQAPPQHCLGTQNLGLPISGSPSRLVRPEAEGSCIEVESAHRRLQEIEERISLEDDDDDLDVEPAPRRPVLVMSDSLREGLQRGISDILPHTVAQSVSHSCMELVVWRLPEDALARKLKDSLQRKQQTTSRQPPTPSAPTTQIPLTPTNPSGETYSPLYCSPGAGAHSSGEEDMEL; from the exons ATGAGCAGCGAGCTGGGCTTTCTGCCTGCCATGTACCTATTCCCTGGCTTAATCAATGTCCCTGAAATGGGGATCAATATTGGCCCTGCAAATACCCGTCAACACCTGCCGGGAGTGTCGCCTCCAAGCAC GAGTTGGGAGAGAAGATGCCTGAGAAAGcacaggaggagaacagatgaTGA AGGATGCAGTGCCAAAAAGAGGAGGCTGATGGGAGATGCAGGATGCGATCCTTTGGATGACCTCAGCCATAATGTGTGTCAGATCTGGCCACCAGGCAACAATGGCCCCCCTCTACCTGAATCAGCCAGCCAAGCACCTCCCCAGCACTGCCTGGGGACTCAGAACCTGGGGCTGCCCATATCCGGGTCTCCCTCCCGTCTGGTCCGTCCAGAAGCAGAAGGCTCCTGCATCGAGGTGGAGTCTGCTCATAGAAGACTGCAGGAGATTGAGGAAAG GATCAGtctggaggatgatgatgatgacctgGATGTGGAGCCAGCACCCAGGCGGCCAGTGCTGGTGATGTCTGACAGTCTGAGGGAGGGGCTTCAGCGTGGCATCAGTGACATTCTCCCCCACACTGTGGCCCAGTCTGT GAGCCACTCCTGTATGGAGCTGGTAGTATGGCGCCTCCCAGAGGATGCACTGGCTCGAAAGCTGAAAGACTCCCTGCAGAGGAAGCAGCAGACTACCAGCAGGCAGCCCCCGACCCCCAGTGCCCCTACCACTCAGATTCCCCTCACCCCCACAAACCCCTCAGGGGAGACGTACTCCCCTCTGTACTGCAGCCCAGGGGCCGGGGCCCACAGCTCTGGAGAGGAGGACATGGAGCTGTAG